One window of the Thermus antranikianii DSM 12462 genome contains the following:
- the aroF gene encoding 3-deoxy-7-phosphoheptulonate synthase, whose product MLIVMKRGHTEAELDEVIREIEKVGYRPHVSRGVETTLVGAIGRGPTPELMEHFRALPGVADVIPISKPYKLASLEVQPFPTILEFPTGKTGGNHVLIAAGPCGVESREQTLRAARYVKAHGAAMLRGGAFKPRTSPYAFQGLGVEGLKILAEARRETGLPVVTEVLSPDQVELVAEYADVLQIGARNAQNFPLLQAVGEVGKPVLLKRGMSMTLEEFLMSAEYILSRGNMKVILVERGIRTFEKATRYTLDVAAVPVLKSSTHLPVWVDPSHPAGRREWVIPLALAGLAAGADGLIVETHPEPEKALSDAAQQLHEHEFAELMAKARRLVEALGKTLSTPVLG is encoded by the coding sequence ATGCTGATCGTGATGAAGCGGGGACACACGGAAGCGGAGCTGGATGAGGTCATCCGGGAGATCGAGAAGGTGGGGTACCGGCCTCATGTTTCCCGGGGGGTGGAAACCACCCTGGTGGGGGCCATTGGCCGGGGGCCCACGCCGGAGCTGATGGAGCACTTCCGCGCCCTTCCCGGGGTGGCGGACGTCATTCCCATCTCCAAGCCCTACAAACTGGCGAGCCTCGAGGTCCAGCCCTTCCCCACCATCCTGGAATTCCCCACGGGAAAGACGGGAGGTAACCACGTCCTCATCGCCGCGGGTCCCTGCGGGGTGGAGTCCCGGGAGCAAACCCTCAGGGCCGCCCGGTACGTGAAGGCCCATGGGGCGGCCATGCTCCGGGGCGGGGCCTTTAAGCCCAGGACCAGCCCCTATGCCTTCCAGGGCCTGGGGGTGGAGGGCTTAAAGATCCTGGCGGAGGCCCGGCGGGAAACCGGGCTTCCCGTGGTCACCGAGGTGCTATCCCCAGACCAGGTGGAACTGGTGGCGGAGTACGCCGACGTCCTACAGATCGGGGCCCGCAACGCCCAGAACTTCCCCCTCCTTCAGGCGGTGGGCGAGGTGGGGAAGCCCGTCCTCCTCAAGCGGGGCATGAGCATGACCCTGGAAGAGTTTCTGATGAGCGCGGAGTACATCCTCTCCCGAGGCAACATGAAGGTCATCCTGGTGGAACGGGGCATCCGCACCTTTGAGAAGGCTACCCGCTATACCCTGGATGTGGCGGCAGTTCCCGTGCTCAAGAGTTCCACCCACCTTCCCGTCTGGGTGGATCCCTCCCACCCTGCAGGCCGGCGGGAATGGGTCATTCCCTTGGCCCTGGCGGGGTTGGCCGCCGGGGCAGACGGCCTCATCGTGGAAACCCACCCCGAGCCCGAAAAGGCCCTCTCCGATGCGGCCCAGCAGCTCCACGAGCACGAGTTCGCTGAGCTGATGGCCAAGGCCCGGCGACTGGTAGAGGCCCTGGGCAAGACCCTTTCCACACCGGTTCTGGGATGA
- a CDS encoding GGDEF domain-containing protein, producing MDSRGRFFYLASWVGMALGLLLQMRMFPPRGLEVLLYCLFILSALWALSRGPKLAPRFLLHPLGAYLLFEMWRVGDSWPLAGFFTPALYLLAGFAYPPWSLGYLLGAFWGGVFVLTPLVWGRSLDFWPHFAVGQIVLLSLTFLLARFRELHGQMRFWREQALTCPLTGLPNRRALEMALEREAARVERGEAPFALVLLDLDDFKQVNDTCGHQEGDRLLKEVAQYLVTHVRQGDLVGRWGGEEFALLLPKTPGEEAMQVAERLRQGLKRLGVTGSFGVAVYEGDLKDLFQKADRALYLAKEGGKDRVERDP from the coding sequence GTGGATAGCCGGGGCCGGTTCTTTTACCTCGCCAGCTGGGTGGGGATGGCCCTGGGCCTTTTGCTGCAAATGCGGATGTTTCCACCCCGGGGCCTGGAGGTTCTCCTCTACTGCCTTTTCATCCTCTCCGCCCTTTGGGCCCTAAGCCGGGGTCCTAAGCTGGCCCCCCGCTTCCTCCTCCATCCCCTGGGGGCGTATCTGCTTTTTGAAATGTGGCGGGTGGGGGATAGCTGGCCCTTGGCTGGGTTCTTCACCCCAGCCCTTTACCTACTGGCTGGGTTCGCCTATCCTCCTTGGTCCCTGGGCTACCTCTTGGGGGCCTTCTGGGGCGGGGTTTTTGTCTTGACCCCCTTGGTGTGGGGCCGGAGCCTAGACTTTTGGCCCCATTTCGCCGTGGGCCAGATCGTCCTTCTTTCCCTCACCTTCCTCCTGGCTCGTTTTCGAGAGCTCCATGGCCAGATGCGCTTCTGGCGGGAGCAGGCCCTCACTTGTCCCCTCACCGGCCTGCCCAACCGGAGAGCCCTGGAGATGGCCCTGGAGCGGGAGGCAGCCCGGGTGGAGCGGGGGGAGGCACCCTTTGCCTTGGTCCTGTTGGACCTGGACGATTTCAAGCAGGTGAACGATACCTGTGGCCACCAAGAGGGGGACCGCCTTCTCAAGGAGGTGGCCCAGTACCTGGTGACCCATGTGCGCCAGGGGGACCTGGTGGGGCGTTGGGGCGGGGAGGAGTTCGCCCTTCTCCTTCCCAAGACCCCTGGAGAGGAGGCCATGCAGGTGGCGGAGAGGCTCAGGCAGGGCCTCAAGCGCCTAGGGGTAACGGGGAGCTTCGGGGTGGCGGTGTACGAGGGGGACCTGAAGGACCTATTCCAAAAAGCAGACCGAGCCCTCTACCTGGCCAAGGAGGGGGGCAAGGACCGGGTGGAGCGGGATCCTTAG
- a CDS encoding prephenate dehydrogenase/arogenate dehydrogenase family protein, with protein sequence MKPLFTKVGIFGVGLLGGSVALGLKERFLAEEIHAYDQDPEALEKALFLGVADRVHPALGPWVGELQLGILAAPVGALVELGKALAPFASPESLWTDVGSVKAKVVGTLEGLLPHFLGGHPMAGSERAGVENAHAGLLQNAIWVLTPTSRTSPQAKEGIRKLVEALGAYPLETTPELHDKLVARISHLPYLLAVALNQMVAHSPHRDLLMFLAAGGFRDLTRVASGSPRMSRDMVVENKEALKEAIEELRGVLWELEELLDEPEALLRVAEEAKRTRDSLPIVRRSLLPEMHDLVVQVPDRPGQIARIATALGEAGVNIKDIEVLTIREEAGAIRLGFASREERERAREVLAQAGYRLP encoded by the coding sequence ATGAAGCCGCTTTTTACCAAGGTGGGCATCTTTGGCGTGGGGCTTCTGGGCGGGAGCGTGGCCCTGGGGCTGAAGGAGCGCTTCCTGGCTGAGGAGATCCACGCCTACGACCAGGATCCCGAGGCCCTGGAAAAGGCCCTTTTCCTGGGGGTAGCGGACCGGGTGCATCCTGCCTTGGGACCCTGGGTAGGGGAGCTTCAGCTCGGCATCCTGGCCGCCCCTGTGGGGGCCCTGGTGGAGTTGGGGAAAGCCCTAGCCCCCTTCGCCAGCCCGGAAAGCCTCTGGACCGATGTGGGCAGCGTCAAGGCCAAGGTGGTGGGGACCCTGGAAGGCCTCCTCCCCCACTTCCTGGGGGGCCATCCCATGGCGGGAAGCGAGCGGGCTGGGGTAGAGAACGCCCACGCCGGCCTGCTACAAAACGCCATCTGGGTCCTAACCCCTACCTCACGAACCAGCCCCCAGGCAAAGGAGGGGATCCGGAAACTGGTGGAGGCCCTGGGGGCCTACCCCTTGGAAACAACCCCGGAGCTGCACGACAAGTTGGTGGCCCGCATCTCCCACCTGCCCTACCTTCTGGCGGTGGCCCTGAACCAAATGGTGGCCCACAGCCCCCATCGGGACCTCCTGATGTTCTTGGCGGCCGGGGGCTTCCGCGACCTCACCCGGGTGGCCTCGGGGTCCCCCAGGATGAGCCGGGACATGGTGGTGGAGAACAAGGAAGCCCTCAAGGAAGCCATAGAGGAGCTAAGGGGGGTCCTTTGGGAACTGGAGGAGCTTTTGGACGAACCCGAGGCCCTTCTGCGGGTGGCGGAGGAAGCCAAGCGCACCCGGGATAGCCTCCCCATCGTGCGCCGGAGCCTCCTTCCCGAGATGCACGACCTGGTGGTCCAGGTGCCGGACCGCCCGGGCCAGATCGCCCGGATCGCCACCGCTTTGGGGGAGGCCGGGGTCAACATCAAGGACATCGAGGTCCTCACCATCCGGGAGGAAGCCGGAGCCATCCGCTTGGGCTTCGCCAGCCGGGAGGAACGGGAAAGGGCCCGGGAGGTGCTGGCTCAGGCAGGGTACCGCCTGCCCTAA
- a CDS encoding menaquinone biosynthetic enzyme MqnA/MqnD family protein: MVYSLGVPLYANTAPLYHFLEANGWILRYGVPSELNRMVLSGEVGLSLVSSYFYLAHQEELGLLPDFSVAVLGRVYSVNLFHKGRLADLRRIALTTESATSVELLKLLLRERGVFPQYENREGGLELLDEYDGVLLIGDKAIRTYASLLDRFPETPHALPTRFGEVEVVDLSMLWFERTHLPFVFAVWAYRKANPPPLELVRALRRARRQGLARLGEVAAAEARRLGLHPALVEHYLWNFRYHLEEPDRLGLQAFAQALGLTFSPSYYPG; encoded by the coding sequence ATGGTCTACTCTTTAGGGGTTCCCCTCTACGCCAACACCGCCCCCCTTTACCATTTCCTGGAGGCCAACGGCTGGATCCTCCGCTACGGGGTCCCCTCGGAGCTCAACCGCATGGTCCTCTCGGGGGAGGTGGGGCTTTCCCTGGTTTCCAGCTACTTCTACCTGGCGCACCAGGAGGAGCTCGGGCTTCTTCCCGACTTCTCCGTGGCCGTCCTGGGGAGGGTGTATTCCGTGAACCTGTTCCATAAGGGAAGGCTTGCAGACCTAAGGCGGATCGCCCTCACCACGGAGAGCGCCACCAGCGTGGAGCTCCTAAAGCTCCTCTTAAGGGAACGGGGGGTCTTCCCCCAGTACGAGAACCGGGAAGGAGGGCTCGAGCTCCTTGACGAATACGACGGGGTCCTGCTGATCGGCGACAAGGCCATAAGGACCTACGCTAGCCTTCTAGACCGCTTCCCCGAAACCCCCCACGCCCTTCCCACCCGCTTCGGGGAGGTGGAGGTGGTGGACCTCTCCATGCTCTGGTTTGAGCGCACCCATCTTCCCTTCGTCTTCGCCGTCTGGGCCTACCGCAAGGCAAACCCTCCCCCCCTGGAGTTGGTGCGGGCCCTAAGGAGGGCCCGGCGCCAGGGGCTTGCCCGGCTCGGGGAGGTGGCCGCGGCCGAGGCCCGGCGGCTTGGCCTCCACCCAGCTTTGGTGGAGCACTACCTCTGGAACTTCCGCTACCACCTGGAGGAGCCCGACCGCCTGGGCCTACAGGCCTTTGCCCAAGCCCTGGGCCTCACCTTCTCCCCCAGCTACTACCCGGGATGA
- a CDS encoding VOC family protein — MAFPRRLSSLSLRVRDLEAALAFYRDLLGLKVEADPPRYRLFPEGEGFHLEILHDPQALPRPYPSVGLYHFALLLPDRKALARVAWKLLKAPVHFEGAADHGVSEALYFRDPEGNGLEIYRDRPEGEWPKGPLMFTAPLNLERLLSETPSPGPLPPETLLGHLHLHVESLEEAEAFFAGELGMEVTLRTYPGALFFAWDGYHHHVGANIWAGRRKAPPEATGLLGYTLLDPWGREMALRDPTGVEVRLSDPGPKAPASS, encoded by the coding sequence ATGGCTTTTCCCAGGCGGCTTTCCTCCCTGAGCCTAAGGGTGCGGGACCTGGAAGCCGCCTTGGCCTTTTACCGGGACCTTCTGGGCCTAAAGGTGGAAGCGGACCCACCCCGCTATCGGCTATTCCCTGAGGGGGAGGGGTTTCATCTGGAGATCCTCCACGACCCCCAGGCCCTCCCAAGGCCCTACCCCTCGGTGGGCCTCTACCACTTCGCCCTCCTCCTCCCCGACCGGAAGGCCCTGGCGCGGGTGGCCTGGAAGCTCCTAAAGGCCCCGGTCCACTTTGAGGGCGCGGCGGACCACGGCGTTTCCGAGGCCCTGTACTTCCGCGACCCTGAGGGGAATGGCCTCGAGATCTACCGGGACCGGCCCGAAGGGGAGTGGCCCAAAGGACCCTTGATGTTCACCGCCCCATTAAACTTGGAAAGGCTTCTTTCCGAGACTCCAAGCCCCGGCCCCCTTCCCCCCGAGACCCTCCTCGGCCACCTGCACCTCCACGTGGAAAGCCTCGAGGAAGCCGAAGCCTTCTTTGCGGGGGAACTGGGCATGGAGGTCACCTTGCGCACCTACCCTGGAGCCCTCTTCTTCGCCTGGGATGGCTACCACCACCACGTGGGGGCCAACATCTGGGCGGGAAGGCGGAAAGCTCCCCCAGAGGCCACCGGGCTTCTGGGCTACACCCTCCTGGACCCCTGGGGCCGGGAGATGGCCCTCAGGGATCCCACAGGGGTAGAGGTACGGCTTTCAGATCCAGGGCCCAAGGCCCCTGCATCCTCTTGA
- a CDS encoding YceI family protein: MRWNLDPTHTSIEFAVRHMMIATVKGTLNLKEGFVETDEAGRPLRVEARLDAKSIHTGVPDRDNHLRSPDFLDAENFPEILFKSERITPLGEGKYRVEGEVTIRGVTQPLSLEVETYGPAKDPWGNERVAAHFEGKLNRKDFGLTWNVPLELGGVLVGEEVRFSVDTEAVKAKEAVAQ; the protein is encoded by the coding sequence ATGCGTTGGAACTTAGATCCAACCCACACCAGCATCGAGTTCGCCGTGCGCCACATGATGATCGCCACGGTTAAAGGCACCCTGAACCTTAAAGAGGGCTTTGTGGAAACCGACGAGGCGGGGAGGCCCCTCCGGGTGGAGGCGCGCCTGGATGCCAAGAGCATCCACACCGGCGTGCCGGACCGGGACAACCATCTCCGCTCTCCCGACTTCCTGGATGCGGAGAACTTCCCGGAGATCCTGTTTAAGAGCGAGCGGATCACCCCCCTAGGGGAGGGGAAGTACCGGGTGGAGGGAGAGGTGACCATCCGGGGTGTCACCCAGCCCCTTTCCCTCGAGGTGGAAACCTATGGCCCCGCCAAGGACCCCTGGGGCAACGAACGCGTGGCCGCCCACTTCGAGGGCAAGCTGAACCGCAAGGACTTCGGCCTCACCTGGAACGTGCCCCTGGAGCTGGGCGGGGTCCTGGTGGGCGAGGAGGTGCGGTTCAGCGTGGACACCGAGGCGGTGAAGGCCAAGGAGGCGGTGGCCCAGTAA
- a CDS encoding FAD-binding oxidoreductase, whose protein sequence is MGVRRIPFLADEVRSELRTLFGPRVLLSRSEKGVYRYDAILVGPEPLAVVLPESREEVQALVRLARKHGLSLVARGAGSGLSGGAVPEEGAIVVAFTRMTRLELDLRGRTAWAEPGVTTARISEEARPYGLFYPPDPASWRTSTLGGNLGENAGGPLCFKYGVTGDYVLELEFVDAWGEVHRLGRQAYDLPGLLIGSEGTLGLITGVRVRLLPLPRYRATLMAVFPEVGALAQAVSQAIARGAVPARLEFLDPICVNAVEDYLGMGLPRGHALLLAETDGDDLEVVQEELSLLEQTALDLGARVQRARDEREAEALWRARRSVSPALGRIRPKRVNEDIAVPRSHLPQVVQEISALGGAYGLVVAQFGHIGDGNLHPNILFDPRRESEERVWELAHEIARVALRHGGVLSGEHGIGLMKREFMREAVDEATLEAFRTVKATLGPEGILNPGKLLP, encoded by the coding sequence ATGGGGGTTCGGAGGATACCCTTCCTGGCCGACGAGGTCCGCTCCGAGCTCAGGACCCTCTTTGGGCCCAGGGTGCTTCTTTCCCGTTCGGAAAAAGGGGTTTACCGCTATGACGCCATTTTGGTGGGGCCAGAGCCCTTGGCGGTGGTCCTGCCCGAATCCCGGGAGGAGGTACAGGCCCTGGTGCGCCTGGCCCGCAAGCATGGTCTTTCCCTGGTGGCCCGGGGTGCGGGAAGCGGTTTGAGCGGCGGGGCGGTGCCCGAGGAGGGAGCCATTGTGGTGGCCTTCACCCGCATGACCCGCCTGGAGCTGGACCTGAGGGGCCGCACCGCCTGGGCCGAGCCCGGGGTGACCACGGCCAGGATCTCGGAGGAGGCCAGGCCCTACGGGCTTTTCTACCCCCCTGATCCCGCCTCGTGGCGCACCAGCACCCTGGGGGGAAACCTGGGGGAGAACGCCGGGGGACCCCTTTGCTTCAAGTACGGGGTCACGGGGGATTATGTGCTGGAGCTGGAGTTCGTGGATGCCTGGGGCGAGGTTCACCGCCTGGGCCGCCAGGCCTACGACCTGCCTGGCCTCCTCATCGGTTCGGAAGGAACCCTGGGCCTCATCACGGGGGTGCGGGTGCGCCTCCTTCCCTTGCCCCGGTACCGGGCCACCCTGATGGCCGTTTTCCCCGAGGTGGGTGCCCTGGCCCAGGCGGTTTCCCAGGCCATCGCCCGGGGGGCGGTGCCCGCCAGGCTGGAGTTTTTGGACCCCATCTGCGTGAACGCCGTGGAGGACTACCTGGGCATGGGCCTTCCCCGGGGGCACGCCCTCCTCCTGGCGGAAACCGATGGGGATGACCTCGAGGTGGTCCAGGAGGAGCTTTCCCTCCTGGAGCAGACGGCCCTGGACCTAGGGGCCAGGGTGCAAAGGGCCCGGGATGAACGGGAGGCGGAGGCCCTTTGGCGGGCCAGGCGGAGCGTGAGCCCGGCCTTAGGCCGCATCCGCCCCAAGCGGGTCAACGAGGACATCGCCGTGCCGAGAAGCCATCTTCCCCAGGTGGTGCAGGAGATTTCCGCCTTGGGGGGGGCCTACGGCCTGGTGGTGGCCCAGTTCGGCCACATCGGGGATGGAAACCTGCACCCTAACATCCTCTTTGACCCGAGAAGGGAAAGCGAGGAGCGGGTGTGGGAGCTGGCCCACGAGATTGCCCGGGTGGCCCTCAGGCATGGCGGCGTCCTTTCCGGGGAGCACGGGATCGGCCTCATGAAGCGGGAGTTCATGAGGGAAGCGGTGGACGAGGCTACCCTCGAGGCCTTCCGCACGGTAAAGGCCACCCTGGGTCCCGAGGGCATCCTGAATCCGGGGAAGCTCCTACCCTAG
- the scpB gene encoding SMC-Scp complex subunit ScpB, with protein sequence MPSLKAELLAVLFAAGRPVALKELKALGYPEETLLRTLKALEADLRNGELGVALERVAGGWRLVVHESALESVERVLKPSPPRLSKAALEVLALIAYHQPVARAELEAMRGKSVEGVLESLLERGLIRVVGEKDAPGRPKLYGTTERFLEVFGLESLEDLPPLEDGPPLLLRG encoded by the coding sequence ATGCCTAGCCTGAAGGCGGAGCTTCTTGCGGTGCTCTTCGCCGCCGGCAGGCCCGTGGCCCTGAAGGAGCTCAAGGCCCTGGGCTACCCCGAGGAAACCCTCCTCCGCACCCTCAAGGCCCTCGAGGCGGACCTAAGGAACGGGGAGCTGGGGGTAGCCCTGGAACGGGTGGCGGGAGGATGGCGGCTGGTGGTGCACGAAAGCGCCCTGGAGTCGGTGGAACGGGTCCTCAAGCCGAGCCCTCCCCGCCTCTCCAAGGCGGCCCTGGAGGTCCTGGCCCTCATCGCCTACCACCAGCCCGTGGCCCGGGCCGAGCTGGAGGCCATGCGGGGGAAGAGCGTGGAGGGCGTGCTGGAAAGCCTCCTGGAGCGGGGCCTGATCCGGGTGGTGGGGGAAAAGGATGCCCCGGGCCGGCCCAAGCTCTACGGCACCACGGAGCGCTTCCTGGAGGTGTTCGGCCTGGAAAGCCTAGAGGACCTCCCGCCCCTCGAGGACGGCCCACCCCTCCTCCTCCGGGGCTAG
- a CDS encoding type II secretion system F family protein, protein MPVYQYKARDRQGRLVEATIEAEDLRTAARLLRDRGLFVAEIKEPGRGLQAEVRLPALERGPGLKDLAIFSRQLATMLGAGLTLLQSLSILERQTENKKFREIIKKVRTDIEGGMAFSDALAKHKLFSRLYVNLVRAGETSGGLDVILDRLATFLEKDLELRGKIRSAMTYPVIVFVFAVGVAYFLLTGIVPQFAQILTDLGSELPLLTRFLIALSNFLRAATLPLVLLAVVLFFVYRWYYRTPQGRKVVDRIKLRVPVFGNLNRKTAVARFSRTLALLLSSGVNIVESLDITKGTAGNSVVEEIVDMAKLKVQQGEPLNLTLAQHPFVFPPMVSSMVAIGEETGALDTLLSKIADFYEREVDEAVASLTAAIEPLMIIFLGVIVGMIVAGMFLPLFKIIGTLSAQ, encoded by the coding sequence ATGCCAGTCTACCAGTATAAGGCCCGCGACCGCCAGGGCCGCCTGGTGGAGGCCACCATCGAGGCGGAGGACCTGCGCACCGCCGCCAGGCTCCTGAGGGACCGGGGGCTTTTCGTGGCCGAGATCAAGGAGCCGGGGAGGGGCCTGCAGGCCGAGGTGCGCCTTCCTGCCCTGGAGAGGGGTCCTGGCCTGAAAGACCTGGCCATTTTCTCCCGGCAGCTGGCCACCATGCTGGGGGCAGGGCTTACGCTTTTGCAGTCCCTTTCCATCCTGGAAAGGCAGACCGAGAACAAGAAGTTCCGGGAGATCATCAAGAAGGTCCGCACCGACATCGAAGGGGGCATGGCCTTTTCCGATGCCCTGGCCAAGCACAAGCTCTTCTCCCGGCTTTACGTGAACCTGGTGCGGGCCGGGGAGACCTCGGGCGGGCTGGACGTGATCCTGGACCGCCTGGCCACCTTCCTGGAGAAGGACCTGGAGCTCAGGGGCAAGATCCGTAGCGCCATGACCTATCCCGTGATCGTCTTCGTCTTCGCCGTGGGCGTGGCCTACTTCCTCCTCACGGGCATCGTGCCCCAGTTTGCCCAGATCCTCACGGACCTCGGCTCGGAGCTCCCCCTCCTCACCCGGTTCCTCATCGCCCTTTCCAACTTCCTGCGGGCGGCCACCTTGCCCCTCGTGCTTTTGGCGGTGGTTCTCTTCTTCGTCTACCGCTGGTACTACCGCACCCCCCAGGGGCGGAAGGTGGTGGACCGGATCAAGCTCCGCGTCCCCGTCTTCGGCAACCTCAACCGCAAGACCGCCGTGGCCCGCTTCTCCCGTACCTTGGCCCTCCTCCTTTCCAGCGGGGTGAACATCGTGGAGTCCCTGGACATTACCAAGGGGACGGCGGGTAACAGCGTGGTGGAGGAGATCGTGGACATGGCCAAGCTCAAGGTCCAGCAAGGGGAGCCTTTAAACCTCACCCTGGCCCAGCATCCCTTCGTCTTCCCCCCCATGGTGAGCTCCATGGTGGCCATCGGGGAGGAGACGGGAGCCCTGGACACCCTCCTTTCCAAGATCGCCGACTTCTACGAGCGGGAGGTGGACGAGGCGGTGGCCAGCCTCACCGCCGCCATCGAGCCCCTCATGATCATCTTCCTGGGCGTGATCGTGGGCATGATCGTGGCGGGGATGTTCCTGCCCCTCTTCAAGATCATCGGCACCCTTTCCGCGCAATAA
- a CDS encoding L-threonylcarbamoyladenylate synthase, with product MVEVYQKELQEAAETLRRGGLVAFPTDTVWGVLARMEDEAACRRIYELKGREEEKPLQVLVADLESALKLADLGKLRDKFLRLAEAFWPGGLTVVVPGQNIPLWISRDGSVGLRMPDHALLRELLHRVGGYAAATSLNRSGEPPVRTEAEARAFAVDYVFPGEAMGLASSVVDLRTGHVLREGAIPKEALLPYLQDA from the coding sequence ATGGTAGAAGTATACCAGAAGGAGCTACAGGAAGCGGCGGAAACCCTTCGGCGTGGGGGCCTGGTGGCCTTTCCCACGGACACCGTCTGGGGGGTGCTGGCCCGGATGGAGGACGAGGCCGCCTGCCGGCGCATCTACGAGCTTAAGGGACGGGAGGAGGAAAAGCCCCTCCAGGTGCTGGTGGCGGACCTGGAAAGCGCCCTTAAGCTTGCAGACCTCGGGAAGCTACGGGATAAGTTCCTGCGCCTGGCGGAGGCCTTCTGGCCCGGGGGCCTCACCGTGGTGGTGCCGGGGCAAAATATCCCCCTCTGGATCAGCCGGGATGGTTCCGTGGGGCTGAGGATGCCGGATCATGCCCTCCTTCGGGAGCTTCTCCACCGGGTAGGGGGGTATGCCGCAGCCACCAGCCTCAACAGGAGCGGCGAGCCCCCGGTGCGCACGGAGGCCGAGGCCCGGGCCTTTGCCGTGGACTACGTCTTCCCGGGGGAGGCCATGGGCTTGGCCTCCAGCGTGGTGGACCTGCGCACGGGCCATGTGCTGCGGGAAGGGGCCATCCCCAAGGAGGCCCTTCTGCCCTACCTCCAGGATGCCTAG
- a CDS encoding EVE domain-containing protein — MAYWLLKSEPEVYSILDLKREGRAIWDGVRNYQARNYLMQMQVGDLCFFYHSNANPPGIAGLCRVVGTLLPDPTQFDPESPYFDPRATREKPRWYTVEVEFLEAWPLIPLEELKACFPKDHPLVRKGNRLSVMPVPPEVAERLIARKGCR, encoded by the coding sequence ATGGCCTACTGGCTCTTGAAATCCGAACCCGAGGTGTACAGCATCCTGGACCTCAAACGGGAGGGAAGGGCCATCTGGGACGGGGTGCGCAACTACCAGGCCCGGAACTACCTGATGCAAATGCAGGTGGGGGATCTTTGCTTCTTCTATCACTCCAACGCCAACCCGCCGGGCATCGCCGGGCTCTGCCGGGTGGTGGGCACCCTCCTCCCCGACCCCACCCAGTTCGACCCAGAAAGCCCCTACTTCGACCCCAGGGCCACCCGGGAGAAGCCCCGGTGGTACACGGTGGAGGTGGAGTTCCTCGAGGCCTGGCCCCTCATTCCCCTGGAGGAGCTCAAGGCCTGCTTCCCTAAGGACCACCCCCTGGTGCGAAAGGGGAACCGGCTTTCCGTGATGCCGGTTCCCCCGGAGGTGGCCGAACGGCTTATTGCGCGGAAAGGGTGCCGATGA
- the mqnE gene encoding aminofutalosine synthase MqnE — translation MKGIRDPKLWPIAEKVEAGERLTFAEGLILYQTRDLPGLMRLANRVREKKHGHKTYFVHSIRVSQTNICYVGCTFCAFQRKFGEEGAWDWDVEEVVAWVRERYQPGLTEIHLTAGHHPKRPFSYYLDLVRALKASFPGVQVKAWTAAEIHHFSKIARLPYREVLQALKEAGLDAMPGGGAEIFAERVRKEIARAKVSAEGWLEIHRTAHELGIPTNATMLYGHIETLEERLDHMDRLRKLQDETGGFMSFIPLAFQPDGNLLAKKLGKREFTTGLDDLRNLAVARLYLDNIPHIKGYWATLTPELAQVSLDWGVTDIDGTLIEERIVHMAGSPTPKGLSKRELAEIIRKAGRIPVERDALYREIRVWDGPEVPLGEEGPKAVHLGEGGPKEA, via the coding sequence GTGAAGGGCATCCGGGACCCCAAGCTCTGGCCCATCGCCGAAAAGGTAGAGGCCGGCGAACGCCTCACCTTTGCGGAAGGACTTATTCTCTACCAAACCCGGGATCTCCCAGGCCTCATGCGCCTAGCCAACCGGGTGCGGGAGAAGAAGCACGGGCACAAGACCTACTTCGTCCACTCCATTCGCGTTTCCCAGACCAACATTTGCTATGTGGGTTGCACCTTCTGCGCCTTCCAAAGAAAGTTCGGGGAGGAGGGGGCCTGGGACTGGGACGTGGAAGAGGTGGTGGCCTGGGTAAGGGAGCGGTACCAACCAGGCCTCACGGAAATCCACCTGACAGCGGGCCACCACCCCAAAAGGCCCTTTTCCTACTACCTGGACCTGGTGCGGGCCCTAAAAGCGAGCTTCCCTGGGGTCCAGGTAAAAGCCTGGACGGCGGCGGAAATCCACCACTTCTCCAAGATCGCCCGCCTCCCCTACAGGGAGGTGCTCCAGGCCCTTAAGGAGGCGGGACTGGACGCCATGCCAGGGGGCGGGGCGGAGATCTTTGCCGAAAGGGTGCGCAAGGAGATCGCTCGGGCCAAGGTTTCCGCAGAGGGGTGGCTGGAAATTCATCGGACCGCCCACGAACTCGGCATCCCCACCAACGCCACCATGCTCTACGGGCACATAGAGACCCTCGAGGAGCGCCTGGACCACATGGACCGCCTGCGAAAGCTCCAGGACGAAACCGGGGGGTTCATGAGCTTCATCCCCCTGGCCTTCCAGCCGGACGGCAACCTGCTGGCCAAGAAACTTGGCAAGCGGGAGTTCACCACCGGACTGGACGACCTCCGCAACCTGGCCGTGGCCCGGCTTTATCTGGACAACATCCCTCACATCAAGGGGTACTGGGCCACCCTGACCCCGGAGCTGGCCCAGGTTTCCTTGGACTGGGGGGTAACGGACATCGACGGCACCCTGATCGAGGAGCGCATCGTCCACATGGCGGGAAGCCCCACCCCTAAAGGGCTATCCAAGAGGGAGCTTGCGGAGATCATCCGCAAAGCGGGGCGGATCCCTGTGGAGCGGGACGCCCTTTACCGGGAGATCCGGGTCTGGGATGGCCCGGAGGTTCCCTTGGGGGAGGAGGGCCCCAAAGCGGTTCACTTGGGGGAGGGGGGCCCCAAAGAAGCCTGA